From Methanomicrobiales archaeon HGW-Methanomicrobiales-1, a single genomic window includes:
- a CDS encoding radical SAM protein has protein sequence MTLSKGCILCHQGAKMVLFVTGRCNRTCWYCPLSSERKGTDTVFANEHPVDIPAQIIEVAESMSALGTGITGGEPLLVLDKVTGYCQLLKTHFGKDHQIHLYTGKAPADTELAAMQGLVDEIRLHPPLECWEKILESDYIQSAKRAKEMGFDIGIEVPALPGLEHLIPALPYLDFLNINELEWGESNAYQMRERGYELADELHNAIDGAQGWAEELCRQDKVHWCSSAFKDSVQLRERLKRIAQNTARPFDEITDDGTVVYGVIKPSESDKPACLKLCQQKCEPDSFEDCGDRIEMAWWLLTKLADEMHGEKYVIERYPNNGMIVETTPL, from the coding sequence ATGACACTCTCCAAAGGCTGTATTCTCTGTCACCAGGGCGCAAAAATGGTTCTCTTCGTTACCGGACGGTGCAATCGCACCTGCTGGTACTGCCCGCTCTCTTCCGAGCGGAAGGGGACCGACACGGTATTTGCAAACGAGCATCCGGTGGATATCCCCGCCCAGATCATCGAGGTTGCAGAGAGCATGAGTGCACTGGGTACCGGTATAACTGGGGGAGAACCGCTGCTTGTCCTTGACAAAGTGACCGGATATTGCCAGCTGCTCAAAACACATTTTGGAAAGGATCACCAGATCCACCTCTATACTGGAAAAGCCCCCGCTGATACAGAACTGGCAGCAATGCAGGGGCTCGTTGATGAGATACGGCTCCATCCCCCGCTCGAATGCTGGGAAAAAATTCTTGAATCGGATTATATTCAATCCGCTAAAAGGGCAAAGGAGATGGGATTTGATATCGGCATCGAAGTTCCGGCATTGCCCGGGCTCGAACACCTCATCCCTGCCCTGCCCTACCTTGACTTCCTCAACATCAACGAGCTGGAATGGGGGGAATCAAACGCGTACCAGATGCGGGAGCGGGGGTATGAACTCGCCGATGAACTGCACAACGCAATTGATGGGGCGCAAGGCTGGGCAGAAGAACTCTGCCGGCAGGACAAGGTGCACTGGTGCTCCTCCGCATTCAAGGACTCAGTGCAGCTGCGGGAACGGTTAAAGCGGATTGCCCAGAACACTGCCCGTCCGTTTGACGAGATAACCGATGACGGTACCGTTGTGTATGGCGTTATCAAACCATCCGAATCCGATAAACCGGCCTGCCTCAAACTCTGCCAGCAGAAGTGTGAACCAGACAGTTTCGAGGACTGCGGCGACCGTATCGAGATGGCATGGTGGCTGCTCACCAAGTTAGCCGATGAAATGCATGGCGAGAAATATGTCATTGAACGATACCCCAATAATGGCATGATAGTCGAGACGACCCCGTTATGA